A section of the Candidatus Atribacteria bacterium ADurb.Bin276 genome encodes:
- the tpiA gene encoding Triosephosphate isomerase produces the protein MSRLPIAAGNWKMNKTAEEASEFTEALLGLSPNTSDIEVILCPPFVSLYPLSQKLAHTGVKLAAQNCHWETKGAFTGEVSVPMLLAVHCQYVICGHSERRHIFGETSEDIGKKVKAAIHFGLNPILCVGETLEEREAGQTEAIVFDHLSHGIANLTKEEALSLVVAYEPVWAIGTGKAATPQDAHQVIYYVRQQLTKKFGEKTAEQIRILYGGSVTPENVFDFMKDPDIDGSLVGGASLDPTKFNKIILESLRASQ, from the coding sequence ATGTCACGACTCCCGATTGCAGCCGGTAACTGGAAAATGAATAAAACTGCAGAAGAAGCCTCGGAATTTACCGAGGCTCTTCTTGGTTTATCCCCAAATACTTCAGATATTGAGGTTATTCTCTGTCCACCTTTTGTTTCTCTCTATCCTCTTTCCCAAAAATTAGCTCACACCGGTGTAAAATTAGCAGCTCAAAACTGTCACTGGGAAACCAAAGGGGCTTTCACTGGAGAGGTTTCTGTCCCTATGCTTCTGGCGGTACACTGTCAGTATGTCATTTGTGGCCATTCGGAACGGCGTCATATCTTTGGAGAAACTTCTGAAGATATCGGTAAAAAAGTCAAAGCAGCAATTCACTTTGGGCTTAACCCCATCCTTTGTGTTGGGGAAACCTTAGAGGAAAGAGAAGCAGGTCAGACCGAAGCAATTGTTTTTGACCATCTATCACATGGAATAGCCAACCTTACCAAAGAAGAAGCTTTATCGTTGGTGGTTGCTTATGAACCAGTCTGGGCTATTGGAACTGGAAAAGCTGCCACACCCCAGGATGCTCATCAAGTTATTTATTACGTTCGACAACAATTAACCAAAAAATTTGGTGAAAAAACTGCTGAACAGATTCGGATTTTATACGGTGGAAGTGTAACACCAGAGAACGTCTTTGATTTCATGAAAGACCCGGATATTGATGGGTCATTGGTGGGCGGAGCTAGCTTAGATCCAACCAAGTTCAATAAAATTATATTAGAAAGCTTAAGGGCTTCCCAATAG
- the pncB1 gene encoding Nicotinate phosphoribosyltransferase pncB1 — MSQKQWVNDLQEVIHYHPDSKRLFLSATHDEIMQGYTTDIYFVSAQQILRHLQLDQTPVVAEIFARHPGIFCGLPEVLSLLSHSQIELWSLQEGDSFDSREVVLRIKGPYSEFGVFETPLLGILAHSAGWATAARECKEAAGKKTVLCFGARHVHPSVAPVMERSALIGGADSAACILGAKLAGKTPGGTIPHAAILICGDTVLSAKAFDESIPSEFPRIILVDTFKDEAEESLRLALILDQKLEGIRLDTPEERGGVTLSLVKEVRERLNQAGYPGVKIVVSGGITPEKIRLFHDHADIFGVGSYISGHSPIDMTMDIKEVAGQRVAKRGRIPGITNNPRLVKIL, encoded by the coding sequence GTGTCACAAAAACAATGGGTTAATGATCTACAGGAAGTGATTCATTATCATCCTGATTCAAAACGGCTATTTCTATCTGCAACCCATGATGAGATAATGCAGGGATATACGACTGACATTTATTTTGTCAGCGCTCAACAAATTCTTCGCCATCTTCAGCTCGATCAAACCCCGGTAGTCGCAGAAATTTTTGCGCGGCATCCGGGGATTTTTTGTGGTTTGCCGGAAGTTCTCTCACTTCTGTCCCATAGTCAGATAGAATTATGGAGCTTACAGGAAGGTGATTCCTTCGATTCAAGGGAGGTGGTTTTGAGAATAAAAGGTCCCTATTCAGAATTTGGCGTTTTCGAAACCCCTTTACTCGGAATACTTGCCCATAGTGCTGGGTGGGCAACCGCTGCTCGGGAATGCAAAGAAGCAGCTGGAAAAAAGACGGTTCTCTGTTTTGGAGCTCGACACGTTCATCCCTCGGTAGCACCGGTTATGGAAAGGTCAGCTCTGATTGGAGGAGCTGATAGTGCTGCCTGCATTCTAGGAGCAAAACTTGCCGGAAAAACTCCCGGGGGGACCATTCCCCATGCAGCGATCCTCATTTGTGGGGATACGGTATTATCAGCCAAAGCCTTTGATGAAAGTATACCCAGCGAATTTCCTCGGATCATTTTAGTCGACACCTTCAAGGACGAAGCCGAAGAATCACTTCGTTTAGCTCTAATCCTGGATCAAAAACTGGAGGGGATCCGTCTCGATACCCCCGAGGAGAGGGGAGGGGTTACCCTATCCCTGGTAAAGGAAGTTCGTGAAAGATTAAATCAAGCTGGATATCCTGGAGTAAAAATAGTGGTTTCAGGTGGTATAACTCCTGAAAAAATACGCCTGTTCCATGATCATGCTGATATTTTCGGTGTCGGGAGCTATATCAGTGGGCATTCTCCAATTGATATGACCATGGATATTAAAGAAGTAGCTGGCCAAAGGGTTGCCAAAAGGGGAAGAATTCCCGGAATAACGAATAATCCAAGGCTAGTAAAAATTTTATAA
- the gap1 gene encoding Glyceraldehyde-3-phosphate dehydrogenase 1, giving the protein MKVGINGFGRIGRLVFRRMLEVGGFDVVAVNDLTNTKVLAHLLKYDSVHGQIPNEVSATDDTIVVDGKPIKVFAQRDPSQLPWKDLGVELVIESTGKFTDRAGASNHINAGAKKVIISAPAKEPDITIAMGVNHKDYQKDKHNIISNASCTTNCLAPVAKIINDNFKILSGLMTTIHAYTNDQVILDFPHKDLRRARAAGMSMIPTTTGAAKALGEVIPDLKGKLNGFAVRVPTPDVSIVDLVATVEKPTTAEEVNAAFKKASESGDLKDYLGYTDLPLVSIDFLHCSNSATIDALSTLVIGGNLVKVCAWYDNEWGYSCRIVDLTNWVMK; this is encoded by the coding sequence GTGAAGGTTGGAATTAATGGATTTGGTAGGATTGGACGTTTAGTATTCAGAAGGATGCTTGAAGTGGGCGGGTTTGATGTTGTTGCAGTGAACGACCTGACCAACACCAAAGTTTTAGCACATCTTTTAAAATATGATTCAGTTCATGGTCAGATACCTAACGAAGTATCAGCTACTGACGATACCATCGTAGTTGATGGAAAGCCCATCAAAGTATTTGCCCAAAGAGATCCCTCTCAGCTTCCTTGGAAAGACTTAGGTGTTGAGCTGGTCATAGAATCGACTGGAAAGTTCACCGATCGAGCTGGCGCTTCCAACCATATCAATGCAGGAGCAAAAAAAGTAATCATTTCTGCACCAGCCAAAGAACCTGATATTACCATTGCTATGGGAGTCAATCATAAAGATTATCAAAAAGATAAGCATAATATCATTTCTAATGCATCATGCACCACCAACTGTTTAGCTCCAGTCGCCAAAATCATCAACGATAACTTTAAAATCCTCAGTGGTCTTATGACTACCATTCATGCTTATACCAATGATCAGGTCATACTCGACTTTCCTCACAAGGACCTTCGGAGAGCTCGTGCCGCTGGAATGTCAATGATACCAACGACAACCGGTGCAGCAAAAGCTTTGGGTGAAGTAATTCCTGATTTAAAAGGAAAATTAAATGGCTTCGCCGTCCGAGTTCCCACTCCGGATGTTTCAATTGTCGATCTCGTAGCAACTGTTGAAAAACCAACCACGGCTGAAGAAGTCAATGCTGCTTTTAAAAAAGCCTCGGAAAGTGGAGACCTCAAAGATTACTTGGGATATACCGATCTCCCACTGGTTTCAATAGATTTTCTCCATTGCTCAAACTCGGCAACAATTGATGCATTATCCACCTTGGTTATCGGTGGTAATCTGGTAAAAGTTTGTGCTTGGTATGATAACGAATGGGGCTATTCTTGCCGAATCGTTGATTTAACTAATTGGGTTATGAAATAA
- a CDS encoding preprotein translocase subunit SecG codes for MQAWMIIQIFISVGLILVVIFQPRKAGMGGGIFGGMTRADRSSKFKNLPVLGKLTIFFAVAFMVVSLIFAFLLT; via the coding sequence ATGCAAGCTTGGATGATTATTCAGATTTTTATTTCGGTTGGTTTAATTTTGGTGGTTATTTTTCAACCTCGTAAAGCCGGCATGGGAGGGGGTATTTTTGGAGGAATGACCCGTGCCGATCGGAGTAGTAAGTTTAAAAACCTGCCGGTTTTGGGAAAGTTAACCATTTTTTTTGCCGTGGCTTTCATGGTAGTATCATTAATTTTTGCCTTTCTTCTGACCTGA